From the genome of Streptacidiphilus rugosus AM-16, one region includes:
- a CDS encoding acyl-CoA desaturase has product MSSLAEHAASPSLRSTAASVRPTYTGTEPFPAAPAAVERRPQGWQVIITAVIVAFPFLAVVLAAWVLWGRLIGPLDILLAVALYTLTGLGVTVGFHRCLTHHSFTAAPTLKVVLAAAGSMAFQGDVISWVATHRRHHAFTDRPGDPHSPFRYGTTLRGQLRGLAHAHVGWLFAGDATPAERYAPDLLSDRAMRRVSAAFPALCVLSLALPFGLGWAIGGTLHNALTALLWAGLVRVTVLQHVTWSVNSLCHMIGERPFRTRRHDRATNLWPLALPSFGESWHNPHHADPTCARHGVDPGQIDLSATVIRLLERAGWATDVRWPTPARLEGRRL; this is encoded by the coding sequence GTGTCCTCCCTTGCCGAACACGCGGCGTCGCCGTCGCTGCGCAGCACTGCGGCGAGCGTGCGCCCGACCTATACCGGCACGGAGCCCTTCCCCGCCGCACCGGCCGCTGTCGAGCGGCGGCCGCAGGGCTGGCAGGTGATCATCACCGCGGTGATCGTGGCGTTTCCGTTCCTTGCGGTCGTCCTGGCGGCCTGGGTCCTGTGGGGCCGGCTGATCGGCCCGCTCGATATCCTGCTGGCCGTGGCGCTCTACACCCTCACCGGCCTGGGCGTCACCGTGGGATTCCATCGCTGCCTGACCCACCACAGCTTCACCGCCGCTCCCACCCTCAAGGTCGTGCTCGCCGCAGCGGGGTCGATGGCGTTCCAGGGCGATGTGATCAGTTGGGTCGCCACGCACCGGCGCCACCACGCGTTCACGGACCGCCCCGGTGACCCGCACTCGCCCTTCCGCTACGGAACCACGCTGCGTGGCCAGCTCCGCGGCCTGGCCCACGCCCACGTGGGCTGGCTTTTCGCGGGCGACGCCACCCCGGCCGAGCGGTACGCGCCCGATCTCCTGTCCGACCGCGCCATGCGCAGGGTCTCGGCCGCATTCCCCGCCCTGTGCGTGCTCTCCCTCGCCCTGCCGTTCGGGCTGGGATGGGCCATCGGCGGCACGCTCCACAACGCCCTCACCGCCCTGCTGTGGGCGGGCCTGGTCCGCGTCACCGTGCTCCAGCACGTGACCTGGAGCGTGAACTCCCTGTGCCACATGATCGGCGAGCGCCCGTTCCGCACCCGCCGCCACGACCGCGCCACCAACCTGTGGCCGCTGGCGCTGCCCTCGTTCGGCGAGAGCTGGCACAACCCCCACCACGCCGACCCCACCTGCGCCCGGCACGGCGTCGACCCTGGGCAGATCGACCTGAGCGCCACCGTCATCCGCCTCCTGGAACGGGCCGGCTGGGCCACCGACGTCCGCTGGCCCACCCCCGCCCGGCTGGAAGGCCGCCGACTGTGA
- a CDS encoding cupredoxin domain-containing protein, with amino-acid sequence MPRIPLRVALPAAVLLLAAGGCSSATVRSSQTPAAPPSAHSAPSSPGTSISPPTATTGQIVIDNFAFSPTNLTVHPGENITVINHDSTTHTLTARSGGAFDTGAINPGKSATFTAPTAAGAYPYVCSIHASMHGTLTVG; translated from the coding sequence GTCGCGTTGCCGGCAGCCGTGCTGCTGCTGGCCGCGGGCGGCTGCTCCTCCGCAACCGTCCGGTCGAGCCAGACCCCGGCAGCACCCCCGAGCGCTCACAGCGCGCCCAGCAGTCCGGGCACCTCGATCTCCCCGCCCACCGCGACGACCGGGCAGATCGTGATCGACAACTTCGCCTTCAGTCCCACGAACCTGACCGTGCACCCCGGGGAGAACATCACCGTGATCAACCACGACTCCACCACACACACCCTCACCGCGCGTTCCGGCGGCGCCTTCGACACCGGCGCCATCAACCCGGGCAAGTCGGCGACCTTCACCGCGCCCACCGCCGCTGGCGCGTACCCCTACGTCTGCTCCATCCACGCATCCATGCACGGCACACTGACAGTCGGCTGA
- a CDS encoding SPFH domain-containing protein, whose product MFGYRVPAPDQAMLISGGRRGMGTAPFRVVTGHGAFVLPVYRKTRFLTLAMCEAEVHENCVTHQGIALTVRAVIAFKVGNDKESIVNAGQRFLSDQDQMSVLTGRIFAGHLRSIIGSMTVEEIVTERQKLATEVLETSKPEMARIGLIVDSLQIQSIDDGRTGYIAAMAAPHQAAIQRQAKIAQAAATQASAEAEQAAARNQAEYARQTAVVTAQYTAEVDRAQAEAAQAGPLTAAHAQQEVLAAQTELAQRAAELRQQQLVAEIVRPAEAEAERIRVLALADAQRMKIQAEAAASNDRVALDRLLIDQLPLIVKEAAGGLKGANVNVLNGTDGLGEIAAGLVGQGLTILDSVRQNLGTSRPRANGEGGPLKRIGPVD is encoded by the coding sequence ATGTTCGGTTATCGGGTTCCCGCTCCGGACCAGGCGATGCTGATCTCCGGAGGTCGGCGCGGCATGGGCACCGCCCCGTTCCGCGTGGTGACCGGGCACGGCGCGTTCGTGCTGCCGGTCTACCGCAAAACCCGCTTCCTGACCCTGGCCATGTGCGAGGCGGAGGTCCACGAGAACTGCGTCACCCACCAGGGCATCGCACTCACGGTGCGGGCGGTGATCGCGTTCAAGGTCGGCAATGACAAGGAGAGCATCGTCAACGCCGGCCAGCGGTTCCTGTCCGACCAGGACCAGATGTCGGTCTTGACCGGCCGGATCTTCGCCGGTCACCTGCGCTCGATCATCGGCTCGATGACGGTCGAGGAGATCGTCACCGAGCGGCAGAAGCTGGCCACCGAGGTGCTGGAGACCTCCAAGCCGGAGATGGCCAGGATCGGCCTGATCGTCGACTCGCTGCAGATCCAGTCCATCGACGACGGCCGGACCGGCTACATCGCAGCGATGGCCGCCCCGCATCAGGCCGCGATCCAGCGGCAGGCCAAGATAGCCCAGGCCGCCGCCACCCAGGCCTCCGCCGAGGCGGAGCAGGCGGCGGCCAGAAACCAGGCCGAGTACGCCCGTCAGACTGCGGTCGTCACGGCGCAGTACACCGCCGAGGTGGACCGGGCCCAGGCGGAAGCCGCCCAGGCCGGACCGTTGACAGCAGCCCATGCGCAGCAGGAGGTGCTCGCGGCCCAGACCGAGCTGGCCCAGCGCGCTGCCGAGCTGCGCCAGCAGCAGCTGGTGGCGGAAATCGTGCGGCCCGCAGAGGCGGAAGCCGAACGGATCCGCGTCCTCGCGCTCGCCGACGCGCAGCGGATGAAGATCCAGGCGGAGGCGGCGGCGTCCAACGACCGGGTCGCCCTGGACCGACTCCTGATCGACCAGCTGCCGCTGATCGTCAAGGAGGCCGCCGGCGGCCTCAAGGGCGCCAACGTCAACGTGCTCAACGGCACCGACGGCCTGGGCGAGATCGCCGCCGGGCTGGTCGGCCAAGGCCTGACCATCTTGGACTCGGTCCGCCAGAACCTGGGCACATCTCGGCCCCGTGCCAACGGCGAAGGCGGACCCCTCAAACGGATCGGTCCGGTCGACTGA
- a CDS encoding PRC-barrel domain-containing protein: MIEAADIREWRTHQVIDPGGHKIGVLEAIYVDTSTDEPAMATVQVGLPTRHRLVFVPLDGAIVGPGYVKVSYDKSLVKDCPAIGTDDVLPATDEEAVFQHYGLAYQSGTAGERQLARR, translated from the coding sequence GTGATCGAGGCAGCCGACATCCGTGAATGGCGCACGCACCAGGTCATCGACCCCGGCGGCCACAAGATCGGGGTTCTGGAGGCCATCTACGTGGACACCAGCACCGACGAGCCGGCCATGGCCACCGTCCAGGTCGGCCTGCCCACCCGCCACCGCCTCGTGTTCGTCCCCCTGGACGGCGCGATCGTCGGCCCCGGATACGTCAAAGTCAGCTACGACAAATCCCTGGTCAAGGACTGTCCCGCGATCGGCACCGACGATGTGCTGCCGGCCACCGATGAGGAAGCGGTCTTCCAGCACTACGGCCTGGCCTACCAGTCGGGCACCGCGGGTGAGCGGCAGCTCGCCCGCCGCTGA
- a CDS encoding MIP/aquaporin family protein, which yields MPDHQAQTQPTPNVPIGRPVEPEYARPAWMLGAVSGAHLNPVVSIAFALRSDFAWRRVPGYIAAQCAGALLACLVLRAIFGNVAHLGTTLPGPGFTLAQAFVIEAVLSLGLVSTILGTASSAQNPGPLSAVGVGAYIVLAGLWASPVSGASMNPARSLVPAQASGDLHDLWIYLTAPLLGALVAVTAALILRGSGGGRGGSKAAQGILQPPTTKHR from the coding sequence ATGCCAGACCACCAGGCACAGACTCAGCCCACGCCCAATGTTCCGATCGGCAGGCCCGTCGAGCCCGAGTATGCCCGCCCGGCGTGGATGCTGGGCGCTGTCTCCGGAGCCCACCTGAACCCGGTGGTGAGCATCGCATTCGCGCTCCGCAGCGACTTCGCCTGGCGCCGCGTGCCCGGCTACATCGCCGCCCAGTGCGCGGGCGCGCTGCTGGCCTGCCTGGTCCTTCGGGCGATCTTCGGCAACGTCGCGCACCTCGGCACGACGCTGCCCGGGCCCGGATTCACCCTGGCCCAGGCCTTCGTCATCGAAGCGGTGCTGAGCCTGGGACTGGTGAGCACCATCCTGGGCACCGCCTCCAGCGCACAGAACCCAGGACCACTGTCCGCAGTCGGTGTCGGCGCATACATCGTGCTCGCCGGCCTGTGGGCCAGTCCCGTAAGCGGAGCGTCCATGAACCCCGCCCGCTCCCTCGTACCCGCCCAGGCCAGCGGGGACCTGCACGACCTGTGGATCTACCTCACCGCGCCACTGCTCGGGGCCCTTGTCGCGGTCACCGCCGCTCTCATTCTGCGAGGATCCGGTGGCGGCCGGGGCGGTTCCAAAGCGGCCCAAGGCATCCTCCAGCCGCCGACCACGAAGCACCGCTGA